A region of Homalodisca vitripennis isolate AUS2020 unplaced genomic scaffold, UT_GWSS_2.1 ScUCBcl_2146;HRSCAF=6613, whole genome shotgun sequence DNA encodes the following proteins:
- the LOC124371850 gene encoding required for meiotic nuclear division protein 1 homolog — MALYTMYAVKRLNTAQFNKLGALTTSYIFSLKFNPLISRAQSFKVFSSDENSSLLSRMLFKSSVNAQLCFSEDIKVQTSAKRLQRRKISEEEVDNKKTPGTWHVSAYATSEEYNLEKLREGLIKQNLYKPTNTAVDPLTNGGADVIHAVANYQLSSELRHIYFFREGSVVFWNTPELECISVLDFLKQYQFGSYNRKLVLAEREIMTYSYASSNKRSILDNNKFCISSGAGVKELEINLDKFTLSNAMSLSVKLGIWEASLNKYIDSIEYVVEDLKNGKALRISRKEVTRKTGELFALRHSINLSSDLLDVPDFYWENDELENLYLQLCSYFSISRRTRVMNEKLNHCMELVELLTSHLSDRHHVRLEWMIIILIMIEVVIEVLHSRH; from the coding sequence ATGGCGTTATATACAATGTATGCTGTTAAACGGTTGAATACtgcacaatttaataaattaggtgCATTGACCACAAGCTacatattttctctaaaattcAACCCATTAATATCAAGGGCCCAGTCTTTTAAAGTTTTCTCTTCAGATGAAAATAGTTCATTGTTGTCGAGAATGTTGTTTAAATCTTCAGTGAACGCTCAACTTTGCTTCAGTGAAGATATTAAAGTGCAAACTTCTGCTAAACGTCTTCAGAGAAGGAAAATTTCAGAAGAAGAAGTGGATAATAAGAAGACACCAGGAACGTGGCATGTTTCTGCTTATGCAACATCAGAGGAGTACAATCTTGAAAAACTAAGGGAAGGATTAATAAAGCAAAATCTATATAAACCAACAAATACAGCGGTAGACCCATTAACAAATGGTGGTGCAGATGTAATTCATGCTGTTGCAAATTACCAGTTGTCTTCAGAATTGAGGCATATATACTTTTTTAGAGAAGGATCTGTAGTATTTTGGAATACACCCGAACTTGAATGCATTAGTGTTTTAGATTTCTTGAAACAATACCAATTTGGATCATACAATAGGAAGTTAGTGTTAGCAGAACGAGAAATCATGACTTATTCTTATGCATCCTCAAATAAGAGAAGCATCTTGGataataataaattctgtatCAGCTCAGGTGCAGGAGTAAAAGAGCTTGAAATAAATCTTGACAAGTTCACTCTCTCTAATGCCATGTCATTATCCGTGAAACTTGGTATCTGGGAAGCGTCTTTAAATAAGTATATCGATTCTATAGAGTATGTAGTGGAAGATTTAAAGAATGGTAAAGCCTTAAGAATTTCCCGCAAAGAGGTCACACGTAAAACTGGGGAACTGTTTGCGTTACGGCATTCAATCAATCTTTCCTCAGATCTTCTAGACGTGCCAGACTTTTACTGGGAGAATGATGAGCTGGAAAATCTCTATTTGCAACTCTGCAGTTACTTCAGTATATCTCGGCGCACAAGAGTGATGAACGAAAAATTGAATCACTGCATGGAACTAGTGGAACTTCTGACATCACACCTCAGTGATCGTCATCATGTTAGACTGGAGTGGATGATAATAATACTTATCATGATAGAGGTTGTCATTGAAGTTCTTCATTCAAGACATTAG